Proteins co-encoded in one Euleptes europaea isolate rEulEur1 chromosome 1, rEulEur1.hap1, whole genome shotgun sequence genomic window:
- the LOC130474188 gene encoding vespryn-like translates to MPFSLDSHLRFWNFSFTNGGLRTLKDTSRLFCTLWLSLCLLAECEGIGQEKKENPEKYRTKVTFDPNTAYPGLAVSPDRTYVESRGTHPNVPDEPERFSSTPALLGLPRFTSGKHYWEVKYGDQREWAVGVALESANRKGAVSLAEGDGIWQVGRWWLYRSLETGSRTGSPGVIGVFLEYDAGRITFYMDGKVIEKRASFNGKKVVPFFYVGGAVSLKLI, encoded by the exons ATGCCATTTTCTTTGGACTCACATCTTCGCTTCTGGAACTTCTCCTTTACAAACGGTGGCCTTCGGACACTCAAAG ACACATCAAGACTCTTCTGCACCCTGTGGTTGTCACTGTGTCTTCTTGCTGAGTGCGAAGGCATCggacaggaaaaaaaggaaaaccctgaaaaatacagaA CCAAAGTGACTTTTGATCCCAACACAGCGTATCCGGGGCTCGCTGTGTCCCCAGACAGGACCTATGTGGAATCGCGAGGTACACACCCAAATGTGCCGGACGAACCTGAACGATTCAGCAGCACCCCTGCGTTGTTGGGCCTCCCTAGGTTTACGTCTGGGAAGCATTACTGGGAGGTGAAGTATGGGGACCAGAGGGAGTGGGCGGTGGGGGTGGCCCTTGAGAGCGCGAACAGGAAGGGCGCTGTCAGTCTTGCTGAAGGTGACGGGATTTGGCAAGTGGGCCGCTGGTGGCTGTATCGGTCACTGGAGACTGGTTCCCGCACTGGTTCCCCTGGGGTCATTGGGGTATTTCTGGAGTACGACGCAGGCAGAATAACCTTTTACATGGACGGGAAAGTGATTGAGAAAAGAGCCTCTTTCAATGGGAAGAAAGTGGTTCCTTTCTTTTATGTGGGTGGAGCAGTTAGTCTCAAATTAATATAG